A section of the Bacillus sp. HSf4 genome encodes:
- a CDS encoding penicillin-binding protein yields the protein MPKKNKFMNRGAAILSICFALFFFVILGRFAFIQATGKVNGEVLAVKANEQYEKKRTIEAHRGSILDQNGKVLAEDTATYKLVAILNKKMKPDYVQDKQMTAEKLAPIIGMDEGKILDLLNKDAEGAFQVEFGSAGRDLTYTQKEKIEKLDLPGIAFERDTKRYYPNGIFASNLIGFSQVNAKTGVMSGVMGLEKTLDQYLKETDGYMSYDTDRTGWRLPNSDEKIKAPDNGDDVYLTIDQKIQAFLEDSMTTVQKEYKPKKIMAAVVDPKTGKVLAMGQRPSFDPNKRNVSNYYNDLVSYPFEPGSTMKIFTLAAAIEEGVYNGKDRYKSGSYSVSKKDKPIKDHNNGNGWGTIPFDEGVVRSSNVAFAILANEKLGTDRFNQYLRKFHFYEKTGIDLPNEASSKINFKYERDKVSTAYGQASAVTPIQQLQAATAIANNGKMMKPYVIDHVVDPDQKKTVLQNKPEQVGQPISADTAKEVRKLLRQVVTSEKGTGQPYKIEGFDVAGKTGTAQIAGEDGRYLTGRENYVFSFMGMAPKDDPELLVYVAVQQPKLKATETGSEPVSKIFKPVMKNSLLYLNISPKESKTEDEKTEEKQVKMPALTQKRKESAVKEAEEKGLAPITIGEGVAVREQYPKAGEEILPNERVFLKTDGKIKMPDMTGWSKRDALRFGSMAGIHIETSGQGYVTSQSVKEGKELKTNTVVKVGLKNS from the coding sequence ATGCCGAAAAAGAATAAATTTATGAACAGAGGAGCGGCAATACTCAGTATTTGTTTTGCCCTCTTTTTCTTTGTCATTTTAGGAAGATTCGCATTTATTCAAGCGACGGGAAAAGTAAACGGGGAAGTGCTTGCCGTAAAGGCGAACGAGCAATATGAAAAAAAACGGACGATTGAAGCCCACAGAGGGTCGATTTTGGATCAAAACGGAAAAGTGCTTGCGGAAGACACCGCGACTTACAAGCTGGTTGCGATTTTGAACAAAAAGATGAAGCCCGATTATGTCCAAGATAAGCAAATGACGGCGGAAAAACTTGCGCCGATTATCGGCATGGATGAGGGAAAAATACTCGATCTTCTCAACAAAGATGCAGAAGGAGCGTTTCAAGTCGAATTCGGATCAGCAGGACGGGATTTGACATACACCCAGAAGGAAAAAATCGAAAAGCTCGATCTTCCGGGGATCGCCTTTGAGCGCGATACGAAGAGATACTATCCGAACGGAATTTTCGCTTCCAACCTGATCGGCTTTTCCCAAGTCAATGCAAAAACGGGTGTCATGTCAGGTGTGATGGGTCTTGAAAAAACGCTCGATCAATACCTGAAGGAAACGGATGGATACATGTCATACGATACCGACAGAACGGGCTGGCGCCTGCCGAACAGCGATGAAAAGATCAAAGCGCCGGATAACGGAGACGATGTGTATCTGACGATCGACCAAAAAATTCAGGCTTTCCTGGAAGACAGCATGACAACGGTGCAAAAAGAGTATAAACCGAAAAAAATCATGGCGGCGGTCGTTGATCCAAAAACAGGAAAAGTGCTGGCGATGGGGCAAAGACCGAGCTTTGATCCGAATAAGCGCAATGTGAGCAATTATTATAACGACCTCGTCTCCTACCCGTTCGAGCCGGGATCGACGATGAAGATCTTTACCTTGGCGGCGGCGATCGAAGAAGGGGTTTACAATGGAAAGGATCGATATAAATCGGGAAGCTATTCCGTCTCCAAAAAAGACAAACCGATTAAAGACCATAACAACGGAAACGGCTGGGGAACAATTCCATTTGACGAAGGTGTCGTGCGTTCTTCCAACGTCGCCTTTGCCATCCTTGCCAATGAGAAGCTCGGCACAGACCGTTTTAACCAATATTTAAGGAAATTCCATTTTTACGAAAAAACAGGCATTGATCTGCCAAACGAAGCTTCAAGTAAAATCAACTTTAAATATGAGCGTGATAAAGTGTCGACGGCTTACGGACAGGCGTCTGCGGTAACACCGATCCAGCAGCTCCAGGCCGCAACAGCCATCGCTAACAACGGGAAGATGATGAAGCCGTATGTGATCGATCATGTCGTTGATCCGGATCAAAAGAAAACGGTTCTGCAAAATAAACCTGAACAAGTCGGCCAGCCGATATCGGCGGATACGGCAAAAGAAGTGCGTAAGCTGTTGCGACAAGTTGTCACATCTGAAAAAGGAACGGGGCAGCCGTATAAGATCGAAGGGTTTGACGTCGCCGGAAAAACGGGAACGGCGCAAATTGCCGGAGAGGACGGCAGATATTTGACCGGCCGGGAAAACTACGTGTTCTCCTTCATGGGCATGGCGCCGAAAGACGACCCTGAGCTTCTCGTCTATGTCGCCGTTCAGCAGCCCAAGCTAAAAGCGACCGAGACAGGCTCTGAGCCGGTGTCGAAAATCTTTAAACCGGTCATGAAAAATAGCCTTCTCTATTTAAATATCTCACCGAAAGAAAGCAAAACGGAAGACGAAAAAACAGAAGAAAAACAGGTCAAGATGCCTGCCTTGACGCAAAAGCGCAAGGAATCTGCGGTCAAAGAAGCCGAAGAAAAAGGCCTTGCTCCCATCACGATCGGTGAGGGGGTCGCTGTTAGAGAACAGTATCCGAAAGCCGGTGAAGAGATTCTTCCGAATGAACGGGTCTTTCTGAAAACAGACGGCAAAATCAAAATGCCGGATATGACGGGCTGGTCGAAACGAGATGCCCTCCGCTTCGGTTCCATGGCCGGCATTCATATCGAAACTAGCGGGCAGGGCTATGTGACAAGCCAGAGCGTAAAGGAAGGCAAGGAACTGAAAACGAATACGGTCGTTAAAGTCGGCTTGAAAAATTCATAG
- a CDS encoding 2-dehydropantoate 2-reductase: protein MRIGVVGGGSIGLLFAYYFSFRHQVTVITRRREQAEAIQEKGIRLVEDGNEQTAEVMGKAELGSGYDLLFVAVKEHQLAAVLPELEKAAPLDIVFLQNGMAHIPVLENWRTTHRIYVGAVEHGAVRVDDRSFRHTGKGAVKWSAFRSFSADRLKKELASVHEAFPFTWCDDWHQMLAGKLIVNACINPLTALLRVKNGRLIEAPMYLSFMKLVFEEASRILAIDDPETAWENVLSVCRKTGMNTSSMLADVLNRRRTEADAIMGYLLKRAKETGRDAPHLTFLYDSIKAAEEG, encoded by the coding sequence TTGAGAATCGGAGTTGTTGGTGGAGGTTCAATCGGCCTTCTTTTTGCATACTACTTTTCCTTCCGCCATCAGGTGACGGTGATCACAAGACGGAGGGAACAGGCTGAAGCTATTCAGGAAAAGGGAATCCGCCTAGTGGAAGACGGAAACGAACAGACCGCCGAAGTCATGGGCAAGGCGGAGCTCGGTTCGGGCTATGACCTTCTTTTCGTGGCTGTAAAAGAGCATCAGCTGGCTGCTGTTTTGCCTGAGTTGGAAAAAGCGGCCCCGCTTGATATCGTGTTTCTGCAAAATGGAATGGCCCACATTCCAGTGCTAGAAAATTGGCGTACGACCCACCGGATTTATGTCGGTGCTGTTGAACACGGAGCCGTCAGGGTGGATGACCGTTCATTTCGGCACACGGGGAAAGGAGCTGTGAAATGGAGCGCATTCCGTTCCTTTTCGGCCGACCGGCTGAAAAAAGAGCTGGCGTCCGTTCATGAAGCTTTTCCTTTCACTTGGTGTGATGACTGGCATCAAATGCTTGCCGGAAAATTGATTGTCAACGCCTGCATCAATCCGCTGACAGCTCTTTTGCGGGTGAAAAACGGCAGGTTGATAGAGGCGCCGATGTACTTGTCATTTATGAAACTTGTGTTTGAGGAGGCAAGCCGGATTTTGGCGATTGACGACCCGGAGACGGCTTGGGAAAATGTTCTTTCAGTCTGCCGGAAGACAGGAATGAACACCTCTTCGATGCTCGCGGATGTCCTTAACAGAAGGCGGACGGAAGCGGATGCCATTATGGGCTATTTGCTGAAACGGGCGAAAGAAACCGGACGCGACGCCCCTCACCTCACCTTTTTATATGACAGCATAAAGGCTGCGGAAGAGGGATGA
- a CDS encoding DUF177 domain-containing protein — MKWTIHQLNQMPKKDFEFDETVDLSELSQNSDIRRISPVRVKGKAEIRSKQAAFDFTISGEMILPCSRTLVDVRYPFSISTKELFIFHKTDEMEDEDVHIVEDDLIDLTPVVKEEILLEIPMQIFCETVQNEEGAPQEGKDWQVITEDDRKNRIDPRLAGLEKLLKQEDES; from the coding sequence ATGAAATGGACGATACATCAGCTGAATCAAATGCCGAAGAAAGACTTTGAATTTGATGAAACAGTTGATTTAAGCGAACTCTCTCAAAACTCGGATATACGCCGGATTTCGCCGGTTCGGGTGAAAGGAAAAGCGGAAATCCGCTCAAAGCAGGCTGCATTTGATTTCACGATTTCGGGCGAGATGATCTTGCCTTGTTCCAGAACGCTTGTTGATGTTCGTTATCCATTCAGTATTTCAACAAAAGAACTGTTTATATTTCATAAGACCGATGAGATGGAAGATGAAGACGTTCATATTGTGGAAGACGATCTCATCGACTTGACGCCGGTCGTGAAAGAGGAAATCCTTCTTGAGATCCCTATGCAAATCTTTTGTGAAACTGTACAAAATGAAGAAGGTGCTCCCCAAGAAGGCAAGGATTGGCAGGTCATTACAGAAGATGACCGGAAAAATCGGATCGATCCGAGACTTGCCGGACTTGAGAAGCTCTTAAAACAAGAAGATGAATCTTAA
- the rpmF gene encoding 50S ribosomal protein L32, which produces MAVPFRRTSKTKKRLRRTHFKLQVPGMVECPNCGEMKLSHRVCKACGSYKGKDVKSN; this is translated from the coding sequence ATGGCTGTACCTTTTAGAAGAACTTCTAAAACGAAAAAAAGACTTCGTCGTACACATTTTAAATTGCAAGTGCCTGGTATGGTAGAATGCCCAAACTGCGGTGAGATGAAACTTTCACACCGCGTCTGCAAAGCATGTGGATCATACAAAGGAAAAGACGTAAAAAGCAACTAA
- the bshC gene encoding bacillithiol biosynthesis cysteine-adding enzyme BshC, with protein MQLTELSIQSQNPFVRDYINGNNVIGPFFDYGLTKEDWKVRLNDLSSRTYNRAALVDYLLDYHRKFQSENMNKAIERLRDPESVVIVGGQQAGLLTGPLYTIHKIISILVLAKQKEQELNVPVIPVFWVAGEDHDLEEINHLFISDSGHVKKYKLAQPHWKKSQAANTPLDTDKTETWLNGIFASFEETEYTNGLLTHLRRCLRQSSSFTEFFEYIVADMFEKEGLVMLNSGDPGIRALEAGFFQQLVKNNDQLAESVKRQQALMTEMGYSPIIEGAAQHANLFYEHEEERFLIEKKDDVFFIKELDLEWTPSELVDLIDKTPEAFSNNVVTRPLMQEFLLPTLAFIAGPGEINYWGELKGAFQVMGFKMPPVVPRLQITFLERHIEKKLSERGIELRESLEQGALARKDQFFQSRVPSEFTASVKSAKDKIAGIHSSVVQEALEIDRSLEPLLKKNAAFIQDQLGFLEKAVLRKIEERENNILRDFDKIQTSLRPSGAPQERIWNIMYYLNKYGPDFLEKYKKLPYSFQNMHQVVKL; from the coding sequence ATGCAGCTTACTGAACTTTCCATACAAAGTCAAAATCCTTTTGTACGAGACTATATAAATGGAAACAACGTGATCGGGCCGTTTTTTGATTACGGCTTAACGAAAGAGGATTGGAAAGTCCGTCTGAATGACCTTTCATCCCGGACTTATAACCGCGCCGCTCTGGTCGATTATCTGCTCGATTACCATCGCAAATTTCAATCGGAAAACATGAACAAAGCGATTGAGCGCCTTCGTGATCCCGAAAGCGTCGTCATTGTCGGCGGACAGCAGGCCGGTCTTTTGACAGGACCGCTTTATACCATACATAAAATCATTTCGATCCTTGTTTTAGCAAAGCAAAAAGAACAAGAACTGAACGTTCCGGTCATCCCGGTGTTTTGGGTCGCGGGAGAAGACCATGATTTGGAAGAGATCAATCATTTATTTATATCGGACAGCGGACATGTTAAAAAATATAAGCTGGCCCAGCCCCACTGGAAAAAAAGCCAGGCTGCCAACACCCCGCTTGACACAGACAAAACCGAAACATGGCTGAACGGGATTTTCGCATCTTTTGAAGAGACGGAATACACGAATGGGCTTCTCACTCATTTAAGGCGATGTTTACGGCAATCATCCTCCTTTACTGAGTTTTTTGAATACATTGTCGCCGATATGTTTGAAAAAGAAGGCTTGGTTATGCTGAATTCCGGAGATCCGGGAATCAGAGCCCTTGAAGCCGGGTTTTTTCAGCAGTTGGTCAAAAACAATGATCAGCTCGCTGAGTCAGTCAAACGGCAGCAGGCGCTCATGACGGAAATGGGCTATTCGCCGATCATTGAAGGAGCGGCACAGCACGCCAATCTTTTTTACGAACATGAGGAAGAGCGGTTTTTGATCGAAAAAAAGGACGATGTATTTTTCATAAAAGAACTTGACCTTGAATGGACGCCGTCCGAGCTTGTCGATTTGATCGACAAAACGCCGGAAGCCTTTAGCAATAATGTCGTGACAAGGCCGCTGATGCAGGAATTCCTTCTGCCGACATTGGCCTTTATAGCAGGTCCCGGGGAAATCAATTATTGGGGAGAATTGAAGGGCGCTTTTCAGGTAATGGGTTTTAAAATGCCTCCTGTTGTACCGAGGCTGCAAATCACCTTTCTTGAGCGCCATATTGAAAAAAAGCTGTCTGAACGGGGTATAGAACTCCGGGAATCCCTTGAACAGGGAGCTCTTGCAAGGAAAGACCAGTTTTTTCAAAGCAGAGTGCCAAGCGAATTTACCGCGTCTGTCAAAAGCGCGAAAGACAAAATTGCAGGCATCCATTCTTCAGTGGTGCAAGAAGCGCTGGAAATCGACAGGAGCCTTGAGCCGCTGTTAAAGAAGAATGCCGCCTTTATTCAAGATCAGCTGGGATTCTTGGAGAAAGCGGTGCTGAGAAAGATAGAAGAAAGGGAAAACAACATTCTGCGCGATTTTGACAAAATTCAAACGAGTCTGAGGCCATCAGGCGCTCCGCAGGAGAGAATTTGGAATATCATGTATTATTTGAATAAATACGGTCCGGATTTCTTGGAAAAATACAAAAAACTGCCATATTCATTTCAAAATATGCATCAAGTTGTCAAACTTTGA
- the rsmH gene encoding 16S rRNA (cytosine(1402)-N(4))-methyltransferase RsmH, which translates to MFQHKTVLLKETVDGLNVKEDGTYVDCTLGGAGHSEYLLSQLSKDGRLIAFDQDETALRYAEEKLAGYEGQVVFIKSNFRYLKDRLNEIGIAKVDGVLFDLGVSSPQLDTPERGFSYHHDAPLDMRMDQSARLTAKEVVNEWRYEDLVKIFFKYGEEKFSKQIARKIEEAREKSPIETTGQLVDIIKEAIPAPARRSGGHPAKRIFQAIRIAVNDELKVFEEALLQAIEVLKPGGRVSVITFHSLEDRICKTTFKEMASLPELPHGLPVIPKEFEPKLKLVNKKPITASKEELEHNNRARSAKLRVAEKARE; encoded by the coding sequence ATGTTTCAGCATAAAACAGTACTATTAAAAGAAACAGTCGACGGTTTAAATGTAAAAGAAGACGGTACATATGTAGACTGCACATTAGGCGGTGCGGGTCACAGCGAATATTTGCTTTCCCAGCTGTCAAAGGACGGCAGATTGATCGCTTTTGACCAGGATGAAACCGCGCTCCGCTATGCCGAGGAAAAGCTGGCGGGATACGAAGGACAAGTCGTTTTCATCAAAAGTAATTTTCGGTATTTAAAAGACCGTCTAAACGAAATCGGCATTGCGAAGGTGGACGGTGTTTTATTTGATTTAGGCGTCTCATCTCCTCAGCTGGATACGCCGGAAAGGGGATTCAGCTACCACCATGACGCTCCTCTTGATATGAGGATGGACCAATCGGCCCGGCTCACGGCGAAGGAAGTCGTCAATGAGTGGCGTTATGAGGATCTCGTGAAAATTTTCTTTAAATACGGAGAAGAAAAATTCAGCAAGCAAATAGCCAGAAAGATTGAAGAGGCAAGAGAAAAATCGCCTATTGAAACAACAGGCCAGCTTGTCGATATCATCAAAGAAGCGATTCCCGCACCGGCGAGAAGAAGCGGCGGGCATCCGGCAAAACGGATTTTCCAGGCGATTCGGATCGCGGTGAATGATGAATTGAAAGTATTTGAAGAAGCGCTTTTGCAGGCGATCGAGGTGCTGAAGCCAGGCGGAAGGGTATCGGTCATTACATTTCACTCGCTGGAAGACCGGATTTGCAAGACGACATTTAAAGAAATGGCTTCGCTTCCTGAACTGCCGCACGGCTTGCCCGTGATCCCCAAGGAGTTTGAACCGAAACTGAAACTGGTCAACAAGAAGCCGATCACAGCTTCAAAAGAAGAGCTTGAACATAATAACCGTGCCCGCTCAGCGAAGCTGCGCGTCGCGGAAAAAGCACGAGAATGA
- a CDS encoding N-acetyltransferase — MVKVERLLINYKTLEEFKKFREYGLQELSMLEDLESNMIENDSNSPFYGIYYGDRLVARMSLYQVDGNSNQYFEEGEDYLELWKLEVLPGYQRNGYGTMLVEFAKSYGLPIRTSPRVKSSDFWSKMGFKPVKYDMARDKGENPLVWHPNSEANQSSESA, encoded by the coding sequence ATGGTCAAAGTGGAACGTTTGCTGATCAACTATAAAACGCTTGAGGAATTTAAAAAGTTCAGGGAATACGGCCTTCAAGAGCTGTCCATGCTGGAAGACCTTGAAAGCAACATGATTGAAAACGACAGCAATTCACCGTTTTACGGCATCTATTACGGGGATCGGCTCGTGGCGAGAATGAGCCTGTATCAAGTAGATGGAAATTCCAACCAATACTTTGAGGAAGGTGAAGACTACCTGGAGCTTTGGAAGCTTGAAGTTCTGCCCGGATACCAGCGAAACGGATACGGGACGATGCTGGTGGAATTCGCCAAATCATACGGACTGCCGATTCGCACAAGTCCGCGTGTAAAATCATCTGATTTCTGGAGCAAAATGGGCTTTAAACCGGTAAAATACGATATGGCCCGCGACAAAGGGGAAAACCCGCTCGTTTGGCATCCAAACAGCGAAGCAAATCAAAGCTCAGAATCAGCTTAA
- the ftsL gene encoding cell division protein FtsL: protein MSNLAYKVDKQQRQTQSAEQTVIIRRRASITLGEKVLIVLFALAVLSASIFMISKAFAAYQTNIEIQKLEKKVEAEKNKVDDLEKTADELKEPDRIMKIARERGLNLGDKKVKSIQE from the coding sequence ATGAGCAATCTGGCTTATAAGGTGGACAAACAGCAAAGACAGACACAAAGTGCAGAACAAACCGTTATCATCCGAAGAAGAGCATCCATTACATTGGGGGAGAAAGTGCTGATCGTCCTTTTTGCCCTGGCGGTGCTCAGCGCATCAATCTTTATGATTTCCAAAGCTTTTGCGGCATATCAGACCAATATTGAAATTCAAAAGCTCGAAAAAAAGGTTGAAGCGGAAAAAAACAAAGTCGATGACCTCGAAAAAACGGCTGACGAGCTGAAAGAACCTGACCGTATCATGAAAATTGCCCGTGAAAGAGGCCTTAACTTAGGCGACAAAAAAGTAAAAAGCATACAGGAATGA
- the gerR gene encoding sporulation-specific transcriptional regulator GerR, which produces MTITRQDAWTKDEDILLAEVVLRHIREGGTQLSAFEEVGKALSRTAAACGFRWNSFVRKQYQSGIELAKKQRKELRKKIGIHSANLPNSVKTISGDKTENMTIEDVISFLEKLKEAPAQKEFAEEKKRLVEEVNELKQEVEKLRSENESLKKQLELTEDDYKALIEIMERARKMVVLQEDERNKKVKFQMEPNGNLERMEE; this is translated from the coding sequence TTGACAATCACAAGACAGGATGCATGGACAAAAGATGAAGATATATTGCTGGCTGAGGTTGTATTGAGGCATATTCGGGAAGGGGGCACACAGCTTTCGGCGTTTGAAGAAGTCGGCAAAGCGCTGAGCCGGACAGCGGCCGCCTGCGGCTTCCGCTGGAATTCCTTTGTCAGGAAGCAATATCAATCAGGAATTGAACTGGCAAAAAAACAGCGCAAAGAGCTCCGCAAGAAAATCGGCATCCATTCCGCCAATCTGCCGAACTCCGTCAAAACCATATCTGGAGACAAAACGGAAAACATGACAATTGAGGATGTCATCAGCTTTTTAGAAAAACTGAAGGAAGCCCCGGCTCAGAAAGAATTCGCCGAAGAGAAAAAACGGCTCGTTGAAGAAGTCAATGAATTAAAGCAGGAGGTTGAAAAGCTCAGGAGCGAAAACGAATCGCTGAAGAAACAGCTGGAATTGACTGAGGATGATTATAAAGCGTTGATTGAAATCATGGAGCGGGCCAGAAAAATGGTCGTCCTTCAGGAAGATGAGAGAAATAAAAAGGTGAAGTTTCAAATGGAACCGAACGGAAATCTTGAACGGATGGAGGAATAG
- the mraZ gene encoding division/cell wall cluster transcriptional repressor MraZ, translating into MFMGEYQHTIDSKGRMIVPAKFREGLGEQFVLTRGLDQCLFGYPMSEWKLIEEKLKALPLTKKDARAFTRFFFSGATECELDKQGRINIASPLLSYAKLEKECVVIGVSNRIELWSKEIWEQYVEEQEDSFAEIAENMIGFDI; encoded by the coding sequence ATGTTTATGGGTGAATACCAGCATACGATTGATTCAAAAGGCCGCATGATCGTCCCGGCAAAGTTCAGGGAAGGCCTCGGCGAACAGTTCGTTCTGACGCGAGGGCTTGATCAGTGCCTGTTTGGCTACCCGATGTCCGAATGGAAGCTCATCGAGGAAAAACTGAAAGCTCTTCCTCTCACAAAGAAAGACGCACGCGCTTTCACCCGCTTTTTTTTCTCCGGAGCCACAGAATGCGAATTGGACAAGCAGGGCCGGATCAACATCGCATCGCCGCTGTTAAGCTATGCGAAGCTTGAGAAGGAATGTGTGGTCATCGGAGTTTCAAATCGAATTGAATTGTGGAGCAAAGAGATTTGGGAACAATATGTAGAAGAGCAGGAAGATTCATTTGCCGAAATTGCTGAAAACATGATCGGCTTTGATATATAA
- a CDS encoding nucleotidyltransferase yields MKAVGLVVEYNPFHNGHLFHIKEAKAQTGSDVAVAVMSGSFLQRGEPAIVSKWARTKMALMSHADIVVELPYAFAVQKAETFAAGAVSILNELGCRSLFFGSEHGDIDAFIQTVRFTAEHGDALDGEVKKHIAVGLSYPAAMAKAFQTVAENRPTLDLSKPNNILGFHYVKTILEKHFQMKPETVKRRSSGYHDSILPEKSQIASATSIRKSMLENGSLAESSFYLPEASKDELNEYLRTFGLWHSPEDYFPFLKYSLYTMDTEELAGVYEVEEGLEHRVKKAIRKAGSFMEYMELLKTKRYTWTRLQRMNTHILMKAKKSAVHSILAENRPAYIRLLGMTKKGQAYLASQKKSLCVPLITKIGSFTHPSLQLDIRAGRVYSAPLKEPEQTKLTEQEYSLSPIRFDEDSRIFLRK; encoded by the coding sequence ATGAAAGCGGTCGGTCTTGTTGTTGAATACAATCCATTTCATAACGGACACTTATTTCATATAAAAGAGGCAAAGGCACAAACGGGAAGCGATGTGGCGGTCGCCGTCATGAGCGGCTCTTTTTTGCAGCGCGGCGAACCCGCCATCGTTTCCAAATGGGCCAGGACAAAAATGGCGCTCATGTCCCATGCTGACATTGTCGTTGAATTGCCGTACGCATTCGCCGTCCAAAAGGCGGAAACGTTTGCGGCAGGAGCTGTCTCCATCTTGAATGAATTAGGGTGCCGCTCATTGTTTTTCGGAAGTGAACACGGCGATATTGACGCGTTCATCCAAACCGTGCGATTCACCGCCGAGCATGGAGATGCGCTTGACGGGGAGGTAAAAAAGCATATTGCGGTTGGACTAAGCTACCCGGCAGCAATGGCAAAGGCTTTTCAAACTGTGGCGGAAAACAGGCCGACACTTGACCTTTCCAAACCGAACAACATTCTCGGGTTCCACTATGTCAAAACGATCTTAGAGAAGCATTTTCAAATGAAGCCTGAGACTGTCAAACGGCGCTCCTCCGGCTATCACGATTCCATTCTTCCTGAAAAAAGCCAAATCGCCAGCGCGACAAGCATCCGCAAATCAATGCTTGAAAACGGGAGCCTTGCCGAAAGCAGCTTCTATCTGCCTGAAGCATCAAAAGATGAGCTGAATGAATATCTGCGGACTTTCGGGCTCTGGCATTCGCCTGAAGATTATTTCCCTTTTTTGAAATACAGTCTGTATACGATGGATACAGAAGAATTGGCCGGGGTGTATGAGGTTGAAGAAGGTCTTGAACACCGGGTGAAAAAAGCCATTCGCAAAGCGGGCTCTTTTATGGAATATATGGAGCTTTTAAAGACGAAACGCTATACATGGACAAGGCTGCAGCGCATGAACACACATATTTTAATGAAAGCGAAAAAATCTGCTGTTCACAGCATCCTTGCCGAAAACCGGCCCGCTTATATCAGGCTGCTCGGCATGACCAAAAAAGGCCAGGCATACCTTGCGTCTCAGAAAAAAAGCTTGTGTGTCCCGCTGATCACCAAGATCGGATCTTTCACACATCCGTCCCTTCAATTGGACATCAGAGCAGGGCGGGTGTACAGCGCACCGCTGAAGGAGCCTGAACAAACGAAGCTGACAGAGCAGGAATATTCGCTTTCACCGATTAGATTTGACGAAGACAGCCGTATATTTTTGCGCAAATGA